The nucleotide window GGCTTACTGCAATTGGTGTCAGTTAAATATGAAATTTCCGTATGGAAGGAATTTAAAGGCTATCTGAGGACAAAATCTCGGAATTTACCGTCGGAGCGGACGGTTAAATTCGTTGTTGCCAATTTACTTGTCCGAGATTTATTCAGTCTCACTCCTGGCGCGGTAATACATAAAATTCAAGAATACGTTTTTAAGAAAAACGCGGTTGAACCAGAATGTCAAGAACCAATTTAAAGCCGGAACTGGAAACAACTGACATTGATACCTGTGAGAGCTTCTTTGAAGAGTCTTAAATGACTATTGAAATGAAATTTCAGGGAGACATACGCTTAGTCCTCCCAATAAAACTTATGACTCACAAGTAAATTATGCCATTTTTAATGGTTTCAAAAAAAAATAAATCTGATATGCTGTTGACTAATAAAAAAAAGATATAGATCACCATTATGTGGCCTATATCAGACCGGATCAAAAGGTAAAAAACGGTAAGAAAAAATATTTAATATTTTTATTTAACACTGGAGGTTCTTATGAAGGAAATAAATGATCTTAACTTAGCAGATGACGTAAAATATACAAAAGACCATGAATGGGCAACATTATCAGGCGATACGGTAACCATAGGAATTAACGATTACGCCCAGGATCAGCTTGGGGAAATTGTGTTTGTTGAACTTCCTGAAATCGGTGACACTTTTTCCATAGGAGATGAATTTGGAAGCGTGGAATCGGTAAAAGCGGTTTCAGAAATTTACATTCCAATCTCAGGGGAGGTTGTGCAGATCAACGAAAGCCTTGAAGATGCACCTGAACTGGTAAATGAATCCTGTTATGATAACGGGTGGATTATCAAAATTAAACCCGATGATGTTTCACAACTGGATAACCTTATGGACAAAGCTGCATACCTTGAAATGCTGAAAGGATAAAATCCTATGCGCTATCTTCCCCATACCAAAGAAGATATTGAAAGTATGCTCAAGGTAACAGGCAATTCTTCGCTTGATGACCTGTTTGACTGCATACCGGATAATCTGAGGACAAAGGACAAGATTGATATTCCGGAAAGCCTGTCAGAGTGGGAACTCAATACCCATATGGAAGCGCTTGCATCCGCCAATATCGCCTGTAAAAACTACAAATGTTTCATCGGTGCCGGCAGCTATGACCATTATATCCCGGCCATTGTCCCCTATTTGATTTCCCGGTCCGAATTCATGACCGCCTACACACCCTACCAGCCTGAAATCAGCCAGGGAACATTGCAGGGTATTTATGAATTCCAGACCATGGTTACAAGGTTGCTGGGAATGGACATTGCCACGGCATCCCATTATGATTGCGGAACTGCTCTTGCGGAATCCGCCTTGATCGCCTTGAAAAAAAACAAAAAAACAAAAAAAATAGCCGTATCTTCCCTGGTTCATCCCAGTCACCGGCAGATAGTTCACACCTATCTTGCCCCTGCAGGCTATGAAATGGTTGAGATCTCCTATACAAAAGAGGGACTCACTGACATCACCGCTATTGAAGCCATGGGAGATCTTGCAGGCATTGCTGTTCAGTCTCCGAATTTTTTCGGCAACATAGAAGATTTAAGCGCCTTTAAAGCAATTGCAGATGCAAAAAAAGGGTTGTTCATTGTCTCTTTTACTGAGGCCATGGCCTATGGTCTTTTGAAAAGTCCCGGCAGTTTTGGTGCAGACCTGGTTGCAGGTGAGGGCCAGAGCCTGGGAATCCCCAAATCATTTGGCGGCCCAGGCCTGGGATTGCTTGCCGGAACCAAAAAGCAGATGAGAAACCTTCCCGGTCGTTTTGTAGGGAAAACAAAGGATACAAACGGAAAGGACGGATTTGTTTTGACCCTTGCTACCCGGGAACAACATATCAGAAGAGAAAAAGCATCTTCCAATATCTGTTCCAATAACGGGCTAAATGCCATGACCGCCGGGATTTACCTTGCCACGGTTGGAAAAATCGGCATACAAGAAATTGCACAGCAAAATCATGACAAAGCCCAGTATATGAAAAACAGCCTGCTGAAATCAGGGTTTGAACCCGGATTTAACTCCCCGTTTTTCAATGAATTTGTTTTAAAAGCACCAAAAGGATTTGAACAGAAAAGATCCGCCATGATTCAGGACAGCTGTATTTTTGCAGGGCTGAACCTTGAAACCTTCTATCCTGAACTCAAACAGCATTATCTGTTTTGTGCAACCGAAACAATTTCAAAAGATGACATTGATCAATTGGCAAAGGAGGTGCAATAATGAGCCAGCAACCTGGAACAAGCGGTCTTGTGTTTAATGAACCGCTGCTGTGGGATAAAAGCCGTGAAGGAAGGTGTGCCGTATCTCTGCCAAAGCAGGATGTTGAACGTGCCGTTCTGGATAAAAGCCTCACAGGTGATGCACCAGAACTGCCCCAGCTGTCTGAACTGGATGTGGTCAGGCATTACACCCGCCTTTCCCAGTGGAACTTTGGAGTGGATTCAGGCATGTACCCTTTGGGGTCCTGCACCATGAAGTACAATCCCAAAACCAATGAAGTTCAGGCGGCTCGCCAGGGATTTGCCGGTGCCCACCCCTTTGCAGGGGAAGAATTTTCCCAGGGCGCTTTGGAGATGATGTATAACCTTGAGCAATATCTTATCCGAATAACAGGATTTGATGCTGCAACCCTTCAACCGGCTGCCGGTGCCCATGGGGAATTTGCCGGCATACTCATGATCCATGCCTATCATGCAAAAAATGGAAAACAGCGTTCCAAAATAATCGTCCCGGACACGGCACACGGCACCAACCCTGCCAGTGCAAGTCTTTGCGGGTATAAATCCGTTAATATCAAATCCGGAAAAGACGGCATCCTTGAGCCGGAAGCGGTTGCAGCCGTCATGGATGAAGATACGGCCGGTATAATGGTAACCAATCCCAATACTTTGGGACTTTTTGAATCCAATATCAAGGAAATTGCAGAGATCGTACATTCCAAGGGCGGACTTGTGTATGGAGACGGTGCCAACATGAATGCCATCATGGGGATTGTAAAACCGGGGCAAATCGGTATTGATGTCCTTCATTTTAATCTTCACAAGACCTTTTCAACCCCCCATGGCGGTGGCGGACCAGGATCTGGACCAGTAGCGGTTGTCAAAGCCCTTGAACCCTTTTTGCCCATACCAAGAGTGGTCAAAGAACTTGATTCCTACAGGTTTGAGACAAACTGCCCGGATACCATCGGCAGGCTCCATACCTTTTACGGACATGTCGGCGTCATGATCAGAGCCTATTCCTACATTCTTTCCATGGGAGGCAAAGGACTCAAGGATGCCAGCACACTTGCCGTTCTCAATGCCAATTATATCAAGGAAAGCTTGAAAGGCACGCTAAACCTGCCCTATGACAGGCCCTGCATGCACGAATGCGTGTTTAATGACGAGAAGCAGCAAGAAAATCAATATTCCGGTTCAATACCCCAAGTTCACATTACCACCATGGATATGGCAAAACGACTTCTGGATTACGGATTTCATCCCCCCACGGTCTATTTCCCACTTGTGGTGGAAGGCGCGTTTATGGTGGAACCCACGGAAACCGAATCAAAAGAGGATATTGACCAGTTTATTGACGCTGTCAAATCCATTGCCAAAGAAGCTGTGGAGGAGCCTGAACAATTGAAAACCGCTCCTCATCTGTCCAAGGTTACAAGGATGGATGAAGTGACGGCAGCAAGGAAACCATGCCTGAAAGGATAAACTCATCAAAGCGCTCTGCCGTATTTACAGATCTTGGTCTGATGGATTACAACAGGGCGCTTGATCTTCAGATAAAAACCTTGGAATCAAAGGTTGATAACCATCTTATTGAAGACAGGATTTTTTTTGTGGAACATCCTTGTGTATTCACACTTGGAAAAAGGGGTGGAGAAGAAAATTTAACTGTTTCAAGAAAATTTTTAACTTTGAAAAATATTGACGTTGTTCAAACCGATCGAGGCGGGAACATAACCTATCATGGTCCCGGCCAGGCCGTCATGTATCCCGTTATTGACCTTGAGAAAAATAAAATCGGTGTAAAGGATTTTGTCCACGGTCTTGAAGAGATCATGAAGCTTACTGCAATGGAGTTTAACATTGCTGCAGACAGAAATCCGAGAAATCATGGTATCTGGGTGGGAAATTCAAAAATCGGCAGCGTCGGGTTATCCGTCAAAAAAGGTATCTGCTTTCATGGACTTGCCATGAATATCAATACGGATCTTGAACCTTTTTCATGGATTAATCCTTGTGGGCTTACCAATGTATCCATGACATCCATTAAAAAAGAAATGGACATGTCCAATACAAGACTTGGTGAAAGTTCCAATAACAGCTCCAACAAAAAAAATGGTACTATTCTTGGTACAAGCCCTGGTAAAAATCATGATGATATCTCCATGGACCGGATAAAGAAAGCTTTTGTAAAATATTTTTCATTTGTATTTGATTATTCAATTACAATTGGGCAAGAGGACAGATTTTAAACCTGTTCCCGTCATAATCCATTATCTTAAAAGGAGGAGCGATGCAGTCTCGAAAAAGACAAAAAAAACCTTCGTGGCTTAAGAAAAGCCTTCCCAAAGGCTCAGATTATCAACGAGTCAAAGGCCTTCTGTCAAATGCGGGTTTGCATACGGTGTGCCAGGAAGCCAACTGTCCCAATATGTTTGAATGTTTTTCCAAAAACACCTCCACATTTATGATTTTAGGATCTGAATGTACTCGAAACTGCAGGTTCTGTAATGTTGCCTGCGGCATCCCCTTGCCGGTTGACCCGGATGAACCGGCAAGGGTTGCCAGGGCCGCCCTTGATTTAAACTTAACCTATGTCGTGGTGACATCCGTAACAAGAGATGATCTTGAAGATGGCGGTGCCGCCCATTTTGCAGAGACTATCCACGCCTTAAAATCCACACTTCCGGGCAACCCGAAAGTGGAAGTTTTAATCCCTGATTTTCAGGGAAATGTTGAAGCATTAAAAATTGTATTATCTGCAAACCCGGACGTGTTGAACCACAATATTGAAACGGTTCCCTCACTGTATTATCGTGCAAGGCCAGAAGCCGATTATCAGCAGTCCCTTGATCTTTTACGCAATGCCAAAGCCATAAACATTTCAATACCAGCAAAATCCGGTATAATGGTAGGGCTTGGAGAAACAATCAAAGAACTTGAGCAAACCATGAAGGATCTTTTTCATCATGGCTGTGATATCATCACCATAGGACAATATCTTCAGCCCACAAGAGAGCATCTGGAGGTTCAAAAATATTATTCTCCCGAAGAATTCAAACTGCTTGAACAAAAAGCCAGGCAAATCGGGTTTAAAAAAGTAGCTGCCGGGCCTTTTGTTCGAAGTTCCTATAATGCACAGGATTTATTTGAAGCCTGAACAGTTCTAATAAGTCATATTAAGACCACGGACAGGGGACAGGCCCTGGATTTTATACGGGTTAGACCGCAACACAGGAAACACAATACCCATAAACCCAAATCTATCCGTGAATCGGTATACCGGCAGCCTTTAAAGATACTTCTCCCATAATTTCAGCCAGGGTGGGATGGGCATGGATGGTATGGGCGATATCCTCGGCACTCAACCCTTTTTGGATTGCAAGGGTTGCTTCGGCAATAAGATCGGTTGCATGGGCACCGATCAAATGAACACCCAGCACCTTGTTGGATTTTTTTTCAACAATCATTTTTGCTATTCCTGCCAGTTCATCTATGGCCTGGGCTTTGCCAAGAGTCCTGAAATTAACACTGAAAGCTTCCACCTCATACCCTTTTTTCTTGGCTTCAACCTCACTCAATCCAACCGTACCTATTTCCGGCATGGTAAAGATACCTCCCGGAATGACATCATAATTCATGACACTGTCTTTGCCCATGGCATTTTGGGCAGCAACAATCCCTTCATGAGATGCCACATGGGCCAGCATTACTTTTTGAGGCCCAAGGATATCTCCTATGGCATACACTCCTTTGATATTGGTTTCCAGGCGCTCATTAACATCAATCCATCCTTGTGCTGTTGTATTCAGATCAATATTTTCCAGCCCCAAATCAGAAGAGAGTGCAGACCTTCCTATGCAGACCGCCATTTTTTCAGATTGGATAACACTTGTTTTTAATTTCTTGGGTTTTGGGTTGTCTGTAAACGGGGATATGTCAAGATGGATAAAAATTTGATCATCTTTTGTTTCTGAAGATTTGACAATGGTATCACAGAATACAGAAATTTTTCTTTTTTTCATTTCTCTGAGCAGCAATTTGGAGCAGTCTTCATCAACTGAAGGCAAGGGAAGCAATCGTGACATGGCCTCAACAATGGTCACCTTGGACCCTAAAGCTGAAAACATGAACGCAAACTCGCATCCAATCACCCCGCCCCCGACAATTACCATGGATTCAGGGATGTGATCAATCTGCAACAGATCATTGGATGATATAACCCGGTCATGATCAAAAGGAAAATCCGGCACATTTAATGGCGTTGTTCCTGTGGCAATAATCAGCTTGTCATATTCAAGCTCTTTTTTATTGCCGTCATCAAAAATAATTTCAACGCTTTTTAATGATTTTATAACCGCCCTGCCCATTTCCACGTCAACACCATTTTGTTTTAACAAGCCGGCTATCCCTTTTCTCTGGGTGTCCAGAATTTTATTCTTTTTTTTCATCAAGGCCGGCATATCAGGGATTATTTTGCCTTGAACGTTGATGCCAAATTGTTCTGCTTTGAGAAATTTAAGAAAAATATCTGCTGAATTTTTTATAATCTTTGATGGAATACACCCCCAGTTCAAGCAGGTGCCGCCCAGATTTTCTTGTTCAATGAGTGTGACATTTGCTCCAAGAGCAGCTGCCCGAAGTGCAGCAACATATCCGCCGGGACCTGCCCCGATGACAATAAGTTTTGTTGTCATAAAAACCTCCAGTTAAATCATGATTATTTTAAATCAAAATTAAATCAGAAGCATCCTACGATTTTATAGCTTTCAATTAAAGAAAAAAATCAGGTTT belongs to Desulfobacula toluolica Tol2 and includes:
- the gcvPA gene encoding aminomethyl-transferring glycine dehydrogenase subunit GcvPA — protein: MRYLPHTKEDIESMLKVTGNSSLDDLFDCIPDNLRTKDKIDIPESLSEWELNTHMEALASANIACKNYKCFIGAGSYDHYIPAIVPYLISRSEFMTAYTPYQPEISQGTLQGIYEFQTMVTRLLGMDIATASHYDCGTALAESALIALKKNKKTKKIAVSSLVHPSHRQIVHTYLAPAGYEMVEISYTKEGLTDITAIEAMGDLAGIAVQSPNFFGNIEDLSAFKAIADAKKGLFIVSFTEAMAYGLLKSPGSFGADLVAGEGQSLGIPKSFGGPGLGLLAGTKKQMRNLPGRFVGKTKDTNGKDGFVLTLATREQHIRREKASSNICSNNGLNAMTAGIYLATVGKIGIQEIAQQNHDKAQYMKNSLLKSGFEPGFNSPFFNEFVLKAPKGFEQKRSAMIQDSCIFAGLNLETFYPELKQHYLFCATETISKDDIDQLAKEVQ
- the gcvPB gene encoding aminomethyl-transferring glycine dehydrogenase subunit GcvPB translates to MSQQPGTSGLVFNEPLLWDKSREGRCAVSLPKQDVERAVLDKSLTGDAPELPQLSELDVVRHYTRLSQWNFGVDSGMYPLGSCTMKYNPKTNEVQAARQGFAGAHPFAGEEFSQGALEMMYNLEQYLIRITGFDAATLQPAAGAHGEFAGILMIHAYHAKNGKQRSKIIVPDTAHGTNPASASLCGYKSVNIKSGKDGILEPEAVAAVMDEDTAGIMVTNPNTLGLFESNIKEIAEIVHSKGGLVYGDGANMNAIMGIVKPGQIGIDVLHFNLHKTFSTPHGGGGPGSGPVAVVKALEPFLPIPRVVKELDSYRFETNCPDTIGRLHTFYGHVGVMIRAYSYILSMGGKGLKDASTLAVLNANYIKESLKGTLNLPYDRPCMHECVFNDEKQQENQYSGSIPQVHITTMDMAKRLLDYGFHPPTVYFPLVVEGAFMVEPTETESKEDIDQFIDAVKSIAKEAVEEPEQLKTAPHLSKVTRMDEVTAARKPCLKG
- the lpdA gene encoding dihydrolipoyl dehydrogenase; amino-acid sequence: MTTKLIVIGAGPGGYVAALRAAALGANVTLIEQENLGGTCLNWGCIPSKIIKNSADIFLKFLKAEQFGINVQGKIIPDMPALMKKKNKILDTQRKGIAGLLKQNGVDVEMGRAVIKSLKSVEIIFDDGNKKELEYDKLIIATGTTPLNVPDFPFDHDRVISSNDLLQIDHIPESMVIVGGGVIGCEFAFMFSALGSKVTIVEAMSRLLPLPSVDEDCSKLLLREMKKRKISVFCDTIVKSSETKDDQIFIHLDISPFTDNPKPKKLKTSVIQSEKMAVCIGRSALSSDLGLENIDLNTTAQGWIDVNERLETNIKGVYAIGDILGPQKVMLAHVASHEGIVAAQNAMGKDSVMNYDVIPGGIFTMPEIGTVGLSEVEAKKKGYEVEAFSVNFRTLGKAQAIDELAGIAKMIVEKKSNKVLGVHLIGAHATDLIAEATLAIQKGLSAEDIAHTIHAHPTLAEIMGEVSLKAAGIPIHG
- the gcvH gene encoding glycine cleavage system protein GcvH codes for the protein MKEINDLNLADDVKYTKDHEWATLSGDTVTIGINDYAQDQLGEIVFVELPEIGDTFSIGDEFGSVESVKAVSEIYIPISGEVVQINESLEDAPELVNESCYDNGWIIKIKPDDVSQLDNLMDKAAYLEMLKG
- the lipA gene encoding lipoyl synthase; this encodes MQSRKRQKKPSWLKKSLPKGSDYQRVKGLLSNAGLHTVCQEANCPNMFECFSKNTSTFMILGSECTRNCRFCNVACGIPLPVDPDEPARVARAALDLNLTYVVVTSVTRDDLEDGGAAHFAETIHALKSTLPGNPKVEVLIPDFQGNVEALKIVLSANPDVLNHNIETVPSLYYRARPEADYQQSLDLLRNAKAINISIPAKSGIMVGLGETIKELEQTMKDLFHHGCDIITIGQYLQPTREHLEVQKYYSPEEFKLLEQKARQIGFKKVAAGPFVRSSYNAQDLFEA
- the lipB gene encoding lipoyl(octanoyl) transferase LipB, which produces MPERINSSKRSAVFTDLGLMDYNRALDLQIKTLESKVDNHLIEDRIFFVEHPCVFTLGKRGGEENLTVSRKFLTLKNIDVVQTDRGGNITYHGPGQAVMYPVIDLEKNKIGVKDFVHGLEEIMKLTAMEFNIAADRNPRNHGIWVGNSKIGSVGLSVKKGICFHGLAMNINTDLEPFSWINPCGLTNVSMTSIKKEMDMSNTRLGESSNNSSNKKNGTILGTSPGKNHDDISMDRIKKAFVKYFSFVFDYSITIGQEDRF